A segment of the Nasonia vitripennis strain AsymCx chromosome 2, Nvit_psr_1.1, whole genome shotgun sequence genome:
CATCTACTGGCAAAGATATACCATTTGATTCTGCTATTGGCGACATGGCTTTTAATAAAACTATTCCTATCATAGAAGCAGAATAAATAACGGTAACTCGTCTGGAAACATGAAGAATCGAATTCTTtaaattacatttatttaCCAATTAAAATTAGTACATGGTGTACCTTATTCTCAAATCgatttttgaattaatttcGTGTTCTACTGAATCGTGTGATTTAGTCCACTCGTAGTCAAAAtaacttataataaaataccTCAGAACTTCTCTATTTTGCATTAATCTTATAGATTTGTAAACTGCCGTTATGTTCGCGCTTAcaagaaaaaagttgattagTTTAAAATTATCAGTACCAAAACTTGATACAAAATGAATAAACATTTCTATGCAAATtagaaaatctaaaaaaaatatgaaagtGAAGTATACATTATGAGCAGTCTTAGATTTTAGTGACCAATTACTTGGGCACCATATTCCCAAAAAagttagtaaaaaaaattgaaaaggtaaaattttgtacTCAATATTGTTCTTTACTATTGCTGCCAATGTGCTATGCATAATTTTGAAGTTTTATTTgactaatatttataaaaaagcctTTGTAGCTTGTTTATAAAACGTAGTTTAAAAGTATTGAACTCAACTCTACCTAAGTTGTTTTAAAACTGGCGTGTTATCCATTCCCACTACTTTTGTCGTGTTGCTTCTTTGTAACCAActctttaaaaattaaaaagaaaataagaacCTGTTGGTTGGCTAGGAAATGAAATAAACGTTTTCTTCCGTTTTATATGTGGCATGTAATAAAGTTTTCACTGCAGCAATAGTAGATGTAAGCCATCTTACTCCAGGATcatcttttattttctatgTAGCGATGTTTTCTTATACCGTATGAGTAAATAAATTAGATTTTCCATCTTTCTTTAAACTGACGAATTGCGATTGCGCACTAGTCTCTTGTGAGCATATTTTGTCGTCGTTATACACAGTTGCGAACTATCATCTGATGTAGTAACATACTATACTTGTAactttttagaaaataatatctGTAATTTGGCCGTATATATTGCGTTACTGTACTGATACACTTATTTTATACAAGTTTTCGATCTCGCAAGTTATTTATTAAAGTTCAGAAGTTTGATACAACATCAACGTAAATTAAACGTTTCGTGAGGTGACTTACAACAAAGCACGTAATTTATCGATATATTAATGCGTCAACACGCAAGTACATTTATTTTCATGTATCTAATTGTATCATTATGAAATCATTATCGCacaaatcataaattttacAGATAAATTATAAGCATAGCGATTTTTAATAAGAATCTTAAACGTATACCTTTTTCTTACCTGATTTGATAATATACCAAacgaaatagaaaaataaataaattactaagAACTAGAAGTCTGCTGAAGAAGGTTGAATGCTGTATATGATGCCTtaataatctaaaaatatggtaaaatgttaatttcttctttaaaaatttcgaaatcaCATCTTTGTTCAAGTTATAGCTTCACGGACTTTCAAAAATGAATCAACGTTCATTGGTATAATATAACCTACTGAGAACTCAATTGGTTTCAATGATCTGGCCATAACAACTATAAGAAGCTTCTGTGTAGGTGTATCAAGTTTGTTCCAGTCCATCGCATAAACAGCATTTCGAACTTCGACActctataataatttattaagaatattaaaatactgttattttgttggtatttcattattatatgatttttattaaaaacgtACATTTAAAGATACTTCATTACCAAACCAGCatgcaataaaaaattgtataaacgCAGAAGTAGTTGAAAAAAAGGTAGCAATATAATCCATGTTTATGTTTTTTAGGTTGGATGATAAGGCATATATAttaatacaaatatttggCAAAGAAGATACAACTAGAATCAGAagcatttcttgaaatattttattgagaTCTTCTCCAAATCTAACAAAATGCAATGGTCTTTTCAGAGTTATTATGCATAGCTGCATAGGCTATGTTATATTTCTTAAAACTTACCTATAAATACGTTTATGGTGATGTATGCATTCTAAAATTAAGTGTTTTTGCACCGTTTGAAATGACTCAAATTTGTTCAAACTGATCATTTTATGGTCAAGTGAATTTCCTAATATTTGTAAGCGGtgctttaaaatatttatttggcCTAACAATTTGAGTAACAGTCCAACAAAAAGAGTATCTATTCCTACGTGTGCGCATATAACAAAAGAACCAAGTATAACTTGGTGGACGTATGTTATTCCAAACAACACAGAATTTTCGATATCGTATGGATACCATCCATCTGCTGGTAATTGAATAGCAAGTCCAGATTCTGCTATTGGTCCCAAGTCTTTCATCAAAATGATGCTTATCATCGATATAAAATATGTGACCGTAATATGTCTATCCAAAATCATTCAAATGTTATATCTCACAGGTTTttgattcaaaaatatttatattggAAATTTGTGCTCAAACCTAATTCTtgtattgattttttcgtgtatttcattttcttcgtcATCAAGCAATTTTATCCATTGGTGATTAAAATAGTTTCTTACAAAACATCTTatgattttacgatttttcataatttttagtGATTTATATACACCAGTTATAGACGCACttacaaaaaacaaatttgttAATTTGAACTGCTCTGTACCGatacttaaaataaaataaatgagcatttcagtacacattataaaatttaaaattaaaataactaTGAAGAGTATTATGCTTGTATTTTTAAGCCTGCGTGGCCAATCTTTTGGGCACCAAATATTCCAAACTGTTAAAACAACAAATTGAAAAGGTAACAACTCGTATTCGATATTACTTCTAAGTATACCGACAAATTTTAAGTGCATTGTGTGTTTCCGCCCTTTAAGCTTATATTATACGAATTATACAACCAAACTCTTGATCAAAACTGCCAGAACTGAGAGAACGTATACCCCCATCATACTTCTCTAGTCGATCTAACTTTCTTTTCATACGCCAAAAAAATTACGATCATTAAACAAATATGACTTGTCTTACCGGTAAAATGAGAGATGTGGTATATGTTCTATGTGTTGAGAATTCATTTATTCCAGAAAAACGCACAATCTTCTGTATGACGCATAAATTGCGTTTACCGCGCACTAAATAACTTAGTACACGTTTTCTTTGGCAAATAGTATTGCGACTGCGCTCTAGTCTTTCTCAACAATGTATTTTTTGTTCCGTAAACAGTTATACTTGGTCTATAGCACTAGTAGCATCGCTATTATAAGCATATGTAGTGAACAAAgtgcttttcaatttttttcataaaacgtGAACTTTGATCATTACATGGTTAAGTAGTGAACTGATGTTTGGTAAAGCATTATCAGTTGCataggtttttttttcagtaaaaatctaaatctaaattttttattaatatcaatatttatgaatatttcatGTTTGTTGGAGAACATTAAATGctgaatttgatatttttataatctgcaaaaatgacaataaaattataaataaatagtgAATATAATGTATTTCACATCTTAACTAACTTTTATGAAAGATTCAATGTTCATTGGAATAACGTGTGCAACTGAAAATGCAATTGGTCTTAATGATCTAGCCATTATCACTATAAGCAGTTTTTTTGTAGGAACATCAAGTTTAGTCCAGTCCATTTCAtagattgattttttaatttgtaagcTCTACAAATCAAATCGTACGTTagaattatttcaaagaaTGTAGAATTAACTTTCTTCAGATACTGACGCTTAAAAGAACTTCATTTCCATACCAGCAAGTTATGAACAATTGAATAAGAGATGAAgttgtattgaaaaaaattgaaatataatccATGTTTATAATGCctgaatattttgataaagTATACACGTTGATGCAAAGATTGGGTATCGAAGTTATTACCTGAATTAGAAGTACTGcttgaaatttattatttagaaCTTTGCTGAATCtagaaaaaacgataaaaaagaaatttaatttctcgactccaatttatttgaaataataaaactaatcGTACTCGTAAATTTCGTTTTGATGATGTATATAtcgataaataaatttacgTCCCATGGCATTAAagtgttcaaaatttttgcTACACAAACTAGTTAAACTCTGCAGCCGATAtcttaatatatttatttgacAAACTAGCTTCAATAACAGTCCAACGAAAAGAGTGTCTGTACCGATGTGCACGCAAATCAGCGAAGAGCCGAGAATAATTTGATGAAAGTACGTAAGCCAATAGTTCAACGATTTTTGTATTGAGTACGGATACCAAGCGTCAACTGGTAGCTGCATAGTACTGTCAGGCTGTGAAAGGGCAGGTGCAATAGCATTTAACGCAAATATCCCAGCCATCGATGCAGAATAAATAACTGTAACTTttctataaattaaattttagatcaattagttgaaaataatttataaattataatcttACAAACCTTATTTGCGCCTGGTTACTTTCACGAATCATCCGTTCTTTCGTGTTAAGCGAACAAAGGTGTTCGTAATTAAAGTAATTCAACAATATTGTTCTAAACGATTCACGAATTTGCATTGTTTTTATTGCTTTGTATATTCCAGTAATTGTGGCActcgtaaaaaatatattaaccaATTTGAAATCGTTAGTTCCAATGCTCAATACGAGATAAATACTCATTtcaaaacaaattattatatcTAAGCAAAAAACGACAATGAATATGATATTACTGATATTTTTTAGCCTAACAGGCCAATCTTTTGGGTGCCAAATTCCCCAAATAgttaacaataaaaattgaaatggcAAAAGCTCATATTCGACATTAGCTTTTTGTATAGCAATTAGTTTTTCATGCAtgttatattaatattttttcttgttagtattattgttttaataattaactcAATATCTTAGTTTTATCAGAAATAATTAGATCTTGTCTTTGTGTATGCAGGGTTGGTACTAACGTAGCTGAaatatctt
Coding sequences within it:
- the Or101 gene encoding odorant receptor 101 isoform X1, which codes for MHLKFVGILRSNIEYELLPFQFVVLTVWNIWCPKDWPRRLKNTSIILFIVILILNFIMCTEMLIYFILSIGTEQFKLTNLFFVSASITGVYKSLKIMKNRKIIRCFVRNYFNHQWIKLLDDEENEIHEKINTRIRHITVTYFISMISIILMKDLGPIAESGLAIQLPADGWYPYDIENSVLFGITYVHQVILGSFVICAHVGIDTLFVGLLLKLLGQINILKHRLQILGNSLDHKMISLNKFESFQTVQKHLILECIHHHKRIYRFGEDLNKIFQEMLLILVVSSLPNICINIYALSSNLKNINMDYIATFFSTTSAFIQFFIACWFGNEVSLNSVEVRNAVYAMDWNKLDTPTQKLLIVVMARSLKPIEFSIIKASYTAFNLLQQTSSS
- the Or100 gene encoding odorant receptor 100; this translates as MHEKLIAIQKANVEYELLPFQFLLLTIWGIWHPKDWPVRLKNISNIIFIVVFCLDIIICFEMSIYLVLSIGTNDFKLVNIFFTSATITGIYKAIKTMQIRESFRTILLNYFNYEHLCSLNTKERMIRESNQAQIRKVTVIYSASMAGIFALNAIAPALSQPDSTMQLPVDAWYPYSIQKSLNYWLTYFHQIILGSSLICVHIGTDTLFVGLLLKLVCQINILRYRLQSLTSLCSKNFEHFNAMGRKFIYRYIHHQNEIYEFSKVLNNKFQAVLLIQVITSIPNLCINVYTLSKYSGIINMDYISIFFNTTSSLIQLFITCWYGNEVLLSSLQIKKSIYEMDWTKLDVPTKKLLIVIMARSLRPIAFSVAHVIPMNIESFIKIIKISNSAFNVLQQT
- the Or101 gene encoding odorant receptor 101, coding for MHLKFVGILRSNIEYELLPFQFVVLTVWNIWCPKDWPRRLKNTSIILFIVILILNFIMCTEMLIYFILSIGTEQFKLTNLFFVSASITGVYKSLKIMKNRKIIRCFVRNYFNHQWIKLLDDEENEIHEKINTRIRHITVTYFISMISIILMKDLGPIAESGLAIQLPADGWYPYDIENSVLFGITYVHQVILGSFVICAHVGIDTLFVGLLLKLLGQINILKHRLQILGNSLDHKMISLNKFESFQTVQKHLILECIHHHKRIYRFGEDLNKIFQEMLLILVVSSLPNICINIYALSSNLKNINMDYIATFFSTTSAFIQFFIACWFGNEVSLNSVEVRNAVYAMDWNKLDTPTQKLLIVVMARSLKPIEFSVGYIIPMNVDSFLKIIKASYTAFNLLQQTSSS